The following coding sequences lie in one Nitratireductor mangrovi genomic window:
- the pyk gene encoding pyruvate kinase, with product MKRSRKVRILATLGPASSDEAMIRKLYEAGADVFRINMSHADHELMRTLVGRIRAVEKEVERPIGILADLQGPKLRVGKFAEGGVELEVGQTFTLDDDKTPGDHKRVHLPHPEILRSVKAGDRLLIDDGKLQLKAVKNTGKAITAEVVAGTKISDRKGVSLPDTDLPVGALTDKDRRDLDAVLQAGVDWIALSFIQRPEDLAEVRKVARGRAALMSKVEKPQAVARLGEIIELSDALMVARGDLGVEMPIEAVPGIQKQLTRAARRAGKPVVVATQMLESMISSPAPTRAEVSDVATAVFEGADAIMLSAESAAGQYPVEAVSMMNAIAERVERDPTYPGIINAQRSEPEATGADAISLAARQIAETLKLSAIVCYTSSGTTGLRAARERPQVPIIALSPVVETARRLSLVWGTHCVVTPDANDLDDMVDRACRIAFSEGFCKPGDRIIVTAGVPLRTPGATNMLRIAYIGSDGLSGI from the coding sequence ATGAAGCGCAGCCGCAAGGTCAGGATCCTCGCAACACTTGGCCCCGCCTCCTCCGACGAGGCCATGATCCGCAAGCTCTACGAGGCCGGCGCCGACGTCTTCCGCATCAATATGAGCCATGCCGACCACGAGCTGATGCGCACGCTGGTCGGCCGGATTCGTGCGGTGGAAAAAGAAGTCGAACGGCCGATCGGCATCCTGGCCGATCTGCAGGGGCCGAAGCTGCGGGTGGGCAAGTTTGCCGAGGGCGGCGTCGAGCTCGAGGTCGGGCAGACCTTCACGCTCGACGACGACAAGACGCCCGGTGACCATAAGCGCGTCCACCTGCCGCATCCGGAAATTCTGCGCTCGGTCAAGGCCGGCGACCGGCTGCTGATCGACGACGGCAAGCTGCAGCTGAAGGCGGTAAAGAACACCGGCAAGGCGATCACCGCGGAAGTGGTCGCCGGTACCAAGATCTCCGACCGCAAGGGCGTGAGCCTGCCCGACACCGATCTGCCGGTCGGGGCGCTGACCGACAAGGACCGCCGAGACCTCGACGCCGTGCTGCAGGCCGGCGTCGACTGGATCGCGCTTTCCTTCATCCAGCGGCCGGAGGATCTGGCAGAGGTGCGCAAGGTGGCGCGCGGACGCGCGGCGCTGATGTCGAAGGTGGAAAAGCCGCAGGCCGTCGCCCGGCTCGGCGAGATCATCGAGCTTTCCGACGCGCTGATGGTGGCGCGTGGCGATCTCGGCGTGGAGATGCCGATCGAGGCGGTGCCCGGCATCCAGAAACAGCTGACACGCGCGGCGCGACGCGCCGGCAAGCCGGTGGTGGTCGCCACCCAGATGCTGGAATCGATGATCTCGTCGCCGGCGCCGACCCGCGCCGAGGTTTCCGACGTCGCCACCGCCGTGTTCGAGGGCGCCGACGCGATCATGCTGTCTGCGGAATCGGCGGCCGGGCAATATCCGGTCGAGGCGGTGTCGATGATGAACGCCATCGCCGAGCGGGTCGAGCGCGACCCAACCTATCCCGGCATCATCAACGCGCAGCGCAGCGAACCGGAGGCGACCGGGGCCGACGCCATTTCGCTGGCGGCGCGCCAGATCGCCGAGACCCTGAAACTGTCGGCGATCGTGTGCTACACCTCGTCGGGCACCACCGGGCTGCGCGCGGCCCGCGAGCGGCCGCAGGTGCCGATCATCGCGCTGTCGCCGGTGGTGGAGACGGCGCGCCGGCTGTCGCTGGTGTGGGGCACGCATTGCGTGGTGACGCCTGATGCCAACGATCTCGACGACATGGTCGACCGCGCCTGCCGCATCGCGTTTTCGGAAGGGTTCTGCAAGCCGGGCGACCGCATCATCGTCACCGCCGGCGTGCCGCTGCGGACGCCCGGCGCCACCAACATGCTCAGGATTGCCTATATCGGCTCGGACGGGCTGAGCGGGATTTGA
- a CDS encoding DUF1036 domain-containing protein translates to MGFAGVRSAVRLATAFPLLLLAFLAIAATTTAARADFRVCNATQNLVGVAIGYRASAGWITEGWWHVEGSTCKTLIEGQLSSRYYYLYAEDAERGGRWDGPINMCIADKEFKIVGVENCIPRGFQRAGFQEYDTGEQASWMVQLTDEPATDGTAAVTGTGSQ, encoded by the coding sequence ATGGGTTTTGCAGGCGTTCGATCTGCAGTCCGCCTGGCGACGGCGTTCCCGCTCCTGTTGCTTGCCTTCCTCGCCATTGCCGCCACCACCACGGCCGCGCGCGCCGATTTCCGGGTCTGCAACGCCACCCAGAACCTGGTCGGCGTGGCGATCGGCTACCGCGCCAGCGCCGGCTGGATCACCGAGGGCTGGTGGCATGTCGAGGGCTCGACCTGCAAGACCCTGATCGAGGGCCAGCTTTCGTCACGCTATTATTATCTTTATGCGGAAGATGCGGAACGGGGCGGACGCTGGGACGGGCCGATCAACATGTGCATCGCTGACAAGGAATTCAAAATCGTCGGCGTGGAGAACTGCATCCCGCGCGGCTTCCAGCGCGCCGGCTTCCAGGAATATGACACGGGGGAGCAGGCGAGCTGGATGGTCCAGCTGACCGACGAACCCGCAACCGACGGCACCGCCGCCGTCACCGGAACGGGTTCTCAATGA
- a CDS encoding N-formylglutamate amidohydrolase, giving the protein MTRSAVFSPFEIVDGDRARGMVVLGDHARNALPDEYGDLGLPAAEFERHIAYDIGVETVVRRLAGKLRAPAVLAGFSRLLIDPNRGEDDPTLIRQLYDGTVITGNYPMSRKERERRLERFYRPYHDAVGAMIASVAAASKRAPFIVSVHSFTPAMQGRARPWHVGILWDSDDRAVRPMLEAFADEPDLVIGDNEPYDGALRGDTMFRHAIVNGYAHILIELRQDLIASEVDAASWADRLAPVLDAINARDDIHEVKKFGSRTGPI; this is encoded by the coding sequence ATGACACGCAGCGCCGTCTTTTCCCCTTTCGAGATCGTCGACGGCGACCGCGCCCGCGGCATGGTTGTCCTAGGCGACCATGCCCGCAACGCGCTGCCCGACGAATATGGCGACCTCGGCCTGCCCGCAGCCGAGTTCGAGCGCCACATTGCCTATGACATCGGCGTAGAGACCGTCGTTCGCCGCCTCGCCGGGAAGCTTCGCGCGCCGGCGGTGCTTGCCGGCTTTTCGCGCCTGCTGATCGACCCCAACCGCGGCGAGGACGACCCGACGCTGATCCGCCAGCTCTATGACGGTACCGTCATCACAGGCAACTATCCGATGAGCCGCAAGGAGCGCGAGCGCCGGCTGGAGCGCTTCTACCGGCCCTATCACGACGCCGTCGGCGCCATGATCGCCTCGGTCGCGGCGGCCTCGAAACGCGCGCCCTTCATCGTATCGGTTCATTCCTTCACGCCGGCCATGCAAGGCCGGGCGCGCCCCTGGCATGTCGGCATACTGTGGGACAGCGACGACCGCGCCGTCCGGCCGATGCTCGAAGCATTCGCGGACGAGCCCGATCTCGTCATCGGCGACAACGAGCCTTATGACGGCGCGCTGCGCGGTGACACCATGTTCCGCCACGCCATCGTCAACGGTTATGCCCATATCCTGATCGAGCTGCGCCAGGACCTCATCGCAAGCGAAGTTGACGCCGCAAGCTGGGCCGACCGGCTGGCGCCGGTCCTTGACGCGATCAATGCCCGTGACGATATCCATGAGGTGAAGAAGTTCGGTTCGCGCACCGGGCCGATCTGA
- a CDS encoding DUF1244 domain-containing protein — translation MQLSHEQQRDFEAAAFRRLLTHLRERTDVQNIDLMNLAGFCRNCLSNWYRDAADEAGIALSKEESREIVYGMPYDEWRERYQREASADQKAAFQDNRPKDH, via the coding sequence ATGCAACTTTCGCACGAACAGCAACGCGACTTCGAGGCGGCCGCTTTCCGGCGGCTTCTGACCCATTTGCGCGAGCGCACCGACGTCCAGAACATCGACCTGATGAACCTTGCCGGCTTCTGCCGCAACTGCCTGTCGAACTGGTACCGCGACGCCGCCGACGAGGCCGGCATCGCGCTCTCCAAGGAAGAATCGCGCGAGATCGTCTATGGCATGCCTTATGACGAGTGGCGCGAAAGATACCAGCGCGAAGCGTCCGCCGACCAGAAGGCGGCCTTTCAGGACAACCGGCCCAAGGACCACTGA
- a CDS encoding CarD family transcriptional regulator — protein sequence MATQQKKTATRNGFKTAEYIVYPAHGVGQIVAIEEQEVAGHKLELFVIDFQKDKMRLKVPVAKATSVGMRKLAETDYVDRALKVVQGRARVKRTMWSRRAQEYDAKINSGDLISISEVVRDLFRAENQPEQSYSERQLYEAALDRMAREIAAVNKMSETEAIRLIEANLAKGPRRGAKADNEDSEQEEAA from the coding sequence ATGGCAACCCAGCAGAAGAAGACAGCAACCCGCAACGGCTTCAAGACCGCGGAATATATCGTCTATCCGGCGCACGGCGTCGGCCAGATCGTCGCGATCGAGGAGCAGGAGGTTGCCGGACACAAGCTGGAACTGTTCGTTATCGACTTTCAGAAGGACAAGATGCGGCTGAAGGTGCCGGTCGCCAAGGCAACGTCCGTCGGCATGCGCAAGCTCGCCGAGACCGATTATGTCGACCGCGCGCTCAAGGTCGTGCAGGGTCGCGCCCGCGTGAAGCGCACCATGTGGTCGCGCCGCGCGCAGGAATATGACGCCAAGATCAATTCGGGCGATCTGATCTCGATCTCGGAGGTCGTGCGCGATCTCTTCCGGGCGGAGAACCAGCCCGAGCAGTCCTATTCCGAACGCCAGCTCTACGAGGCCGCGCTCGACCGCATGGCGCGCGAGATCGCAGCGGTCAACAAGATGTCGGAAACCGAGGCGATCCGCCTGATCGAGGCCAACCTCGCCAAGGGGCCGCGCCGCGGCGCCAAGGCCGACAACGAGGATTCCGAGCAGGAAGAGGCGGCATAA
- the fdxA gene encoding ferredoxin FdxA has product MTYVVVDNCIKCKYMDCVEVCPVDCFYEGENMLVIHPDECIDCGVCEPECPADAIKPDTEPGLDDWLKVNAEYSEKWPNITAKKDGPADGKDFDGVEGKFEKYFSPEPGEGD; this is encoded by the coding sequence ATGACCTATGTCGTCGTCGATAATTGCATCAAGTGCAAATACATGGACTGCGTCGAGGTTTGCCCGGTCGACTGCTTCTACGAAGGCGAGAACATGCTCGTCATTCATCCCGACGAGTGCATCGATTGCGGCGTGTGTGAGCCGGAATGCCCGGCCGACGCGATCAAGCCGGATACAGAACCCGGGCTCGACGACTGGCTCAAGGTCAACGCCGAATACTCGGAGAAATGGCCCAACATCACCGCCAAGAAGGACGGTCCGGCAGACGGCAAGGACTTCGACGGCGTCGAAGGCAAGTTTGAGAAGTATTTTTCTCCCGAGCCCGGCGAGGGCGACTGA